In one Euzebya tangerina genomic region, the following are encoded:
- a CDS encoding enoyl-CoA hydratase/isomerase family protein, producing MGEFVSVTTDDHGVATIRLDRPPVNALNFEAWDEFAQAGTQVTDDDAVKAVVIWGGPKVFAAGADIKAMRQMSYQVAISQARKLQDAFEILSSIPKVTIAAVNGYALGGGCELAMTADFRYAADNAKFGQPEINLGLIPGAGGTQRLTRLIGLSAAKEWVYGGEMYDAQTCAELGLVDRVYPADEVYDRAIEAARRYAAGPFALRLAKKAIDEGYALDLSAALRLETELFASCFATEDQKIGMDAFIEKGTATFTQQ from the coding sequence ATGGGTGAGTTCGTTTCCGTCACGACCGACGACCACGGCGTCGCCACCATCCGCCTCGACCGTCCGCCGGTCAACGCCCTCAACTTCGAGGCCTGGGACGAGTTCGCCCAGGCCGGGACGCAGGTCACCGACGACGACGCCGTCAAGGCGGTTGTGATCTGGGGCGGTCCGAAGGTGTTCGCGGCGGGGGCCGACATCAAGGCGATGCGGCAGATGAGCTACCAGGTCGCGATCTCCCAGGCCCGCAAGCTGCAGGACGCCTTCGAGATCCTGTCGAGCATCCCCAAGGTCACCATCGCCGCGGTCAACGGCTATGCCCTTGGCGGCGGGTGTGAGCTGGCCATGACGGCCGACTTCCGCTACGCCGCCGATAACGCGAAGTTCGGGCAGCCCGAGATCAATCTGGGGCTGATACCTGGCGCTGGCGGCACCCAGCGGCTCACGCGACTCATCGGCCTGTCCGCAGCCAAGGAGTGGGTCTACGGCGGCGAGATGTACGACGCCCAGACCTGCGCCGAGCTGGGCCTGGTCGACCGGGTCTACCCCGCCGATGAGGTGTACGACCGAGCCATCGAGGCTGCCCGCCGGTACGCCGCCGGGCCCTTCGCCCTCCGCCTGGCCAAGAAGGCCATCGACGAGGGGTACGCCCTGGACCTCTCTGCCGCCTTGCGCCTGGAGACCGAGCTCTTCGCCTCCTGCTTCGCCACCGAGGATCAGAAGATCGGGATGGACGCCTTCATCGAGAAGGGGACGGCGACGTTCACCCAGCAGTGA
- a CDS encoding sulfite exporter TauE/SafE family protein: MEQLSQDSSAQHDNPLSRSRSLLLGVVAGVLAGLFGVGGGVILVPGLVWLARLPQHQAHATSLAAIIVTAPAALAPFAAEGDVAWPAAAALAAGAVLGAVGGAGVMSRIPAGTLRRIFGGFMLLVAARLVASASGTGAAEEAALAVTTGAIVGLAVTGLVTGLLSALMGVGGGIVMVPAMVIGFGFDQHLAQGTSLAVIVPTAVIGAWRHTRRGYTRWSIGLLVGAGGVLGGLAGAGLAQLLPARELQIAFAGLLVVSGVRLIRKRPAAAGVARE; encoded by the coding sequence GTGGAGCAGCTCAGCCAGGACTCATCGGCGCAGCACGACAACCCGCTGTCCCGCAGCCGTTCCCTCCTGCTCGGCGTGGTGGCCGGGGTCCTCGCCGGGCTCTTCGGCGTGGGTGGGGGCGTCATCCTGGTGCCCGGCCTGGTCTGGCTGGCACGGCTGCCCCAACACCAGGCCCATGCGACCAGCCTGGCCGCGATCATCGTCACCGCGCCCGCTGCGCTCGCCCCGTTCGCCGCCGAGGGGGACGTGGCCTGGCCGGCAGCGGCCGCGCTGGCAGCCGGCGCGGTCCTCGGAGCCGTGGGAGGTGCCGGTGTGATGAGCCGGATCCCCGCCGGGACGCTCCGCCGGATCTTCGGCGGGTTCATGCTCCTGGTCGCCGCGCGACTGGTGGCGTCGGCCTCGGGAACCGGCGCGGCAGAGGAGGCCGCGCTGGCGGTGACCACGGGGGCCATCGTCGGTCTCGCGGTCACCGGGCTGGTCACCGGCCTGCTGAGTGCGCTGATGGGTGTGGGGGGCGGCATCGTGATGGTGCCGGCAATGGTGATCGGCTTCGGCTTCGATCAGCACCTGGCCCAGGGCACCTCCCTGGCCGTCATCGTGCCGACCGCCGTGATCGGGGCGTGGCGCCACACCCGTCGTGGCTACACCCGGTGGTCCATCGGCCTCCTGGTCGGCGCCGGAGGGGTCCTCGGCGGGTTGGCCGGCGCCGGCCTGGCACAGCTGCTCCCGGCGCGGGAGTTGCAGATCGCCTTCGCCGGCCTGCTGGTCGTCTCGGGAGTGCGCCTGATCCGCAAGCGGCCAGCTGCCGCGGGGGTTGCCCGTGAGTGA
- a CDS encoding class I SAM-dependent methyltransferase — MSAHVIPQDREPLDPKLANIVYHDWEADSYDEKWSISYDDRCVEYAVGRFAKALGGTPRHFEMVLEVGAGTGFFLLNVAQAGYIGQAFATDISEQMVKTCVANGRRLGIDVIGEACEAESLPFPDNSFDLVMGHAFIHHVPDLETAFSEFHRVLKPGGRLIIAGEPTLLGDAIASHFKRLTRLGIKAAAATLGRERVLATAHHAPEDAEAAALEAHVDLHIFTPVELERLALGCNFTEVETFTEELTANWFGWVTRTAEAMLAEGIVPDGYRLVAYRIWKSLFWLDNAVLTRLLPKDIFYNAILTAVRPLR, encoded by the coding sequence ATGTCCGCCCACGTCATCCCGCAGGACCGCGAGCCACTCGACCCGAAGCTGGCCAACATCGTCTACCACGACTGGGAGGCCGATTCCTACGACGAGAAGTGGTCGATCAGCTACGACGACCGCTGCGTCGAGTACGCGGTGGGCCGATTTGCGAAGGCGCTGGGCGGTACGCCACGACACTTCGAGATGGTGCTCGAGGTTGGCGCGGGCACCGGCTTCTTCCTGCTCAACGTCGCCCAGGCCGGCTACATCGGCCAAGCATTCGCAACCGACATCTCCGAGCAGATGGTCAAGACCTGCGTCGCCAACGGCCGCCGGCTGGGCATCGACGTCATCGGGGAGGCCTGCGAAGCCGAGTCGCTCCCGTTCCCGGACAACTCCTTCGACCTGGTCATGGGCCACGCGTTCATCCATCACGTCCCTGACCTCGAGACGGCCTTCAGCGAGTTCCACCGGGTCCTCAAGCCCGGCGGTCGGCTGATCATCGCCGGCGAGCCGACGCTCCTGGGTGATGCGATCGCGAGCCACTTCAAGCGCCTCACGCGCCTCGGGATCAAGGCGGCCGCGGCCACGTTGGGGCGCGAGCGGGTCCTGGCCACCGCGCACCACGCCCCCGAGGACGCCGAGGCGGCGGCGCTCGAGGCCCACGTCGACCTCCACATCTTCACCCCGGTCGAGCTCGAGCGGTTGGCTCTCGGCTGCAACTTCACGGAGGTCGAGACCTTCACGGAGGAGTTGACGGCCAACTGGTTCGGTTGGGTCACCCGGACGGCTGAGGCCATGCTGGCCGAGGGGATCGTGCCCGATGGCTACCGCCTGGTCGCCTACCGGATCTGGAAGTCGCTGTTCTGGCTGGACAACGCCGTCCTGACCCGCCTGCTGCCGAAGGACATCTTCTACAACGCGATCCTCACCGCGGTTCGTCCGCTCCGCTAG